A region from the Colwellia sp. PAMC 21821 genome encodes:
- the nqrF gene encoding NADH:ubiquinone reductase (Na(+)-transporting) subunit F: MEIIILGVSMFTVIVLALVMVILFAKSKLVSSGDVTISINGDPEKAVTTAAGGKLLGALADQGIFIPSACGGGGTCGQCRVEIHSGGGDILPTESGHINKREAKEGCRLACQVAVKQDMDIVLEDEIFGVQQWECEVISNDNQATFIKELKLQIPNGESVPFKAGGYIQIEAPAHHVKYSDFDIDDQYKGDWNHFGFFDVESKVDEPTLRAYSMANYPEEEGIIMLNVRIATPPPGRLHLPAGKMSSYIFSLKAGDKVTISGPFGEFFAKETENEMVFIGGGAGMAPMRSHIFDQLKRLQSKRKMSFWYGARSKREMFYEDDYNGLAAENDNFEWHVALSDPQPEDNWDGMTGFIHNVLHEQYLKDHEAPEDCEYYMCGPPMMNAAVIHMLKDLGVEDENIMLDDFGG; encoded by the coding sequence ATGGAAATTATTATTCTCGGCGTATCGATGTTTACCGTGATAGTACTAGCCTTGGTAATGGTGATTTTATTTGCCAAATCTAAGTTAGTATCTTCAGGTGACGTTACGATTAGCATCAATGGTGACCCAGAGAAAGCAGTAACAACTGCGGCTGGTGGTAAGCTTTTAGGCGCACTTGCTGACCAAGGTATTTTTATACCTTCAGCTTGTGGTGGCGGTGGTACTTGTGGCCAATGTCGTGTAGAAATACATTCAGGTGGTGGTGATATACTACCAACTGAATCAGGTCATATTAACAAGCGTGAAGCTAAAGAAGGTTGTCGTTTAGCCTGTCAAGTTGCTGTTAAACAAGATATGGATATTGTACTTGAAGATGAAATCTTCGGAGTTCAACAATGGGAATGTGAAGTTATCTCTAACGATAACCAAGCAACTTTCATTAAAGAGCTTAAGTTACAAATTCCTAATGGCGAATCTGTACCGTTTAAAGCCGGTGGTTATATTCAAATTGAAGCGCCTGCGCATCATGTAAAATATAGCGACTTCGATATTGATGACCAATACAAAGGTGATTGGAATCATTTTGGCTTTTTTGATGTTGAATCAAAAGTTGATGAGCCTACGTTACGTGCCTACTCAATGGCGAACTATCCTGAAGAAGAAGGCATTATTATGCTTAACGTGCGTATTGCTACGCCGCCTCCAGGACGTTTGCATTTACCAGCAGGTAAAATGTCGTCATATATTTTCAGCTTAAAAGCGGGTGATAAAGTGACTATTTCAGGTCCATTTGGTGAGTTTTTCGCTAAAGAAACTGAAAATGAAATGGTATTTATCGGTGGTGGTGCTGGTATGGCGCCAATGCGTTCACACATTTTTGATCAACTTAAGCGTTTGCAATCTAAACGTAAAATGTCGTTCTGGTATGGTGCACGTTCTAAGCGTGAAATGTTCTACGAAGATGATTATAACGGCCTTGCGGCTGAAAATGACAACTTTGAATGGCATGTTGCGTTATCAGATCCACAACCAGAAGATAACTGGGATGGCATGACAGGTTTTATTCATAATGTATTGCACGAGCAATACTTGAAAGACCATGAAGCGCCAGAAGATTGTGAGTACTACATGTGTGGTCCTCCAATGATGAACGCCGCGGTTATTCATATGTTGAAAGATTTGGGTGTTGAAGATGAAAACATCATGTTGGATGACTTTGGCGGCTAA
- the nqrE gene encoding NADH:ubiquinone reductase (Na(+)-transporting) subunit E, giving the protein MEHYLSLFVKTIFIENLALTFFLGMCTFLAVSKKVSTAIGLGVAVVVVLGIAVPVNQIIYQAILAPGALDSLMGVTEAKDSIDLSFLSFITFIGVIAALVQILEMVLDKYFPALYQALGIFLPLITVNCAIFGGVSFMVAKNLTLGESFVYGIGSGIGWMLAIVLIAGIREKMKYSDVPDGLKGLGITFITAGLMAFGFLSFGGISL; this is encoded by the coding sequence ATGGAACATTATTTAAGTTTATTTGTTAAGACCATATTTATTGAAAATTTGGCATTAACCTTTTTCCTAGGTATGTGTACTTTCTTAGCGGTGTCTAAGAAAGTAAGCACAGCGATAGGTCTTGGTGTTGCAGTTGTTGTGGTATTAGGTATTGCGGTACCTGTTAACCAAATCATCTATCAAGCGATTTTAGCGCCAGGTGCGTTAGATAGTTTAATGGGCGTAACTGAAGCAAAAGACTCTATTGATTTAAGCTTCTTGTCTTTCATTACCTTTATTGGTGTGATTGCGGCATTAGTACAAATCCTTGAGATGGTTTTAGATAAATACTTCCCTGCGCTTTATCAAGCACTTGGTATTTTCTTACCCTTGATCACCGTTAACTGTGCAATCTTCGGTGGTGTTTCATTTATGGTTGCGAAAAACTTAACCTTAGGCGAAAGTTTCGTTTATGGCATCGGCTCAGGTATCGGTTGGATGTTAGCCATCGTACTGATAGCGGGTATTCGTGAAAAAATGAAATACTCGGATGTACCTGACGGCTTAAAAGGCTTAGGTATTACGTTTATTACTGCAGGATTGATGGCGTTTGGCTTTCTTTCTTTCGGTGGTATTTCACTTTAG
- a CDS encoding NADH:ubiquinone reductase (Na(+)-transporting) subunit D has protein sequence MATDTKKVLFGPVVDNNPIALQVLGVCSALAVTSSMANAMVMTIAVMFVTGFSNLFISLIRNQIPSSVRIIVQMAIIASLVILVDQVLKAFSYQLSKELSMFIGLIITNCIVMGRAEAFAMKEKPGVSFLDGIGNGLGYGAVLIIVAFFRELFGFGTLFGYEVFALVQNGGWYQGNGLLVLPFSSFFIIGLIIWSIRQWKPAQVEKD, from the coding sequence ATGGCTACTGATACTAAAAAGGTTTTATTTGGACCTGTTGTTGATAATAACCCTATCGCGTTGCAAGTACTGGGTGTTTGTTCTGCGCTAGCCGTTACAAGTTCAATGGCAAACGCCATGGTAATGACCATTGCGGTAATGTTTGTGACGGGCTTTTCGAATTTGTTTATTTCACTTATTCGTAATCAAATTCCATCAAGTGTGCGTATTATTGTGCAAATGGCGATTATTGCATCACTGGTAATTTTAGTTGACCAAGTCTTAAAGGCTTTCTCTTATCAACTATCAAAAGAACTGTCGATGTTTATTGGTTTAATCATTACTAACTGTATTGTAATGGGTCGTGCTGAAGCTTTTGCTATGAAAGAAAAGCCAGGCGTGAGCTTTTTAGACGGTATTGGTAATGGTTTAGGCTACGGTGCTGTATTGATCATTGTTGCATTCTTCCGTGAACTATTTGGTTTTGGTACTTTATTTGGTTACGAAGTTTTTGCCTTAGTGCAAAACGGTGGTTGGTACCAAGGTAATGGCTTACTCGTTTTACCATTTAGCTCATTCTTCATTATCGGTTTAATCATTTGGTCAATTCGCCAGTGGAAACCAGCACAAGTAGAGAAGGACTAA
- a CDS encoding Na(+)-translocating NADH-quinone reductase subunit C has product MSDTKKKETFGRTVGFVFIICLVCAALVSTSAVVLKPLQTANKLLDKQTKILETAGLLALAGDDIVGLYNNRVEAKMISLETGKVVEGDVNSFEERADARDPAKSFKPENDIASLNRVAKNAVVYLVKDEQGKVTTIVLPIVGSGLWDLMYGFVGLESDLNTVKSVIYSDLKETPGLGAEVLNPNWKALWPGKKMFDEQNNIAIQIVKGGAKSGDVHGVDALSGATLTSNGVETTLHFWLGEEGYGPFITNYRAGGLN; this is encoded by the coding sequence ATGTCTGATACTAAAAAGAAAGAAACTTTCGGCAGAACAGTCGGGTTTGTATTTATTATTTGTTTAGTTTGTGCTGCCTTAGTATCGACTTCTGCGGTGGTTTTAAAACCATTGCAAACGGCGAATAAGTTGCTTGATAAGCAAACTAAAATTCTTGAAACTGCCGGTTTATTAGCACTTGCAGGCGACGATATCGTTGGACTTTATAACAATCGTGTTGAAGCTAAAATGATCAGTCTTGAAACAGGTAAAGTTGTTGAAGGTGATGTTAACTCGTTTGAAGAGCGTGCTGACGCACGTGACCCTGCTAAGAGTTTTAAACCTGAAAATGATATTGCTAGTTTAAACCGTGTTGCTAAAAATGCCGTGGTTTATCTTGTTAAAGACGAGCAAGGTAAAGTAACAACAATTGTATTGCCAATTGTTGGCTCTGGCTTGTGGGATCTTATGTACGGTTTTGTTGGTTTAGAGTCTGACCTTAATACTGTTAAAAGCGTAATCTATTCTGACCTTAAAGAAACTCCAGGTTTAGGTGCTGAAGTACTTAACCCTAACTGGAAAGCTTTATGGCCAGGTAAGAAAATGTTTGATGAGCAAAACAACATAGCTATTCAAATTGTTAAAGGTGGCGCTAAATCTGGTGATGTTCATGGCGTTGATGCTCTTTCAGGCGCAACATTAACCAGTAACGGTGTTGAAACAACTTTACATTTTTGGCTTGGTGAAGAAGGTTATGGTCCATTCATTACTAACTATCGCGCTGGAGGGTTGAACTAA
- a CDS encoding NADH:ubiquinone reductase (Na(+)-transporting) subunit B: protein MGLKKFIEDIEPQFEKGGKLETWYALYEAVATGLFTPGQVNKGQTHVRDSIDLKRIMITVWLAVFPAMFWGMYNIGFQATDALAAGYALPDTWQVGLFEMLGGSLSVESGWFSMMFYGAMFFLPIYATVFVVGGFWEVLFASVRKHEVNEGFFVSSILFALILPATIPLWQAAIGITFGIVIAKEVFGGTGKNFLNPALAGRAFLFFAYPSEISGDAVWVAADGFSGATALSAANQGLIEYTVNADWWNAFWGYIPGSVGEVSTAMILLGGAYILYKGIASWRIVLGVFAGMVVMSMLLNAIGSDTNAMFAMPWYWHLVTGGFAFGMMFMATDPVSASFTNTGKYWFGALVGIMVVLVRVVNPAFPEGMMLAILFANLFAPLFDYFVVQGNIKRRLARNV from the coding sequence ATGGGCTTGAAAAAGTTTATTGAAGATATCGAACCGCAATTTGAAAAAGGCGGTAAACTTGAAACTTGGTATGCGCTTTACGAAGCCGTTGCTACAGGGTTATTTACACCTGGCCAAGTGAATAAAGGTCAAACACACGTTCGTGACAGTATTGATCTTAAACGTATCATGATCACAGTATGGTTAGCGGTTTTCCCTGCCATGTTCTGGGGTATGTACAACATAGGTTTTCAAGCAACTGACGCATTAGCGGCTGGTTATGCTTTACCTGATACGTGGCAAGTAGGTTTGTTTGAAATGTTGGGCGGTAGCTTGTCGGTTGAATCTGGTTGGTTCAGCATGATGTTTTACGGTGCTATGTTCTTCTTACCTATCTATGCAACTGTGTTTGTAGTGGGTGGTTTTTGGGAAGTGTTGTTTGCCTCAGTACGCAAACATGAAGTTAACGAAGGTTTCTTTGTTAGTTCAATACTTTTCGCCTTAATCCTGCCTGCAACTATCCCATTATGGCAAGCGGCTATCGGTATTACTTTTGGTATTGTTATTGCCAAAGAAGTATTTGGTGGTACAGGTAAAAACTTCTTAAACCCTGCATTAGCAGGTCGTGCGTTTTTATTCTTTGCTTATCCAAGTGAAATATCTGGCGATGCTGTTTGGGTTGCTGCTGATGGTTTCTCTGGTGCAACTGCGCTTAGTGCAGCGAACCAAGGTTTAATTGAATACACTGTTAATGCTGACTGGTGGAATGCATTCTGGGGTTATATTCCAGGTTCTGTTGGTGAAGTGTCTACCGCGATGATTCTACTTGGTGGTGCATACATTCTTTATAAAGGTATTGCTTCATGGCGTATCGTTTTAGGTGTGTTTGCCGGTATGGTTGTTATGTCAATGCTATTGAACGCTATTGGTAGTGATACTAATGCAATGTTCGCTATGCCTTGGTATTGGCACCTAGTTACGGGTGGTTTTGCCTTTGGTATGATGTTTATGGCGACAGATCCTGTATCAGCGTCATTTACTAACACCGGTAAATACTGGTTTGGTGCTTTAGTGGGTATCATGGTGGTATTGGTACGTGTTGTTAACCCAGCATTCCCAGAAGGTATGATGTTAGCTATTTTATTCGCTAACTTGTTTGCACCTCTTTTCGACTACTTTGTGGTTCAAGGGAACATCAAACGGAGGCTTGCTCGCAATGTCTGA